The Helicobacter ganmani genome includes the window TGAGAAAAAAAGGAGTAAAAATCTAATGGATTTTATAAAATTCAAAGACAAAATCTACACAACACAAGATTTAAAAGAGATTTTACAAGAGCTTGAAATCACGCAAGGAGACACTCTTTTGGTGCATACAGAATCCTTTCGGTTTGGGATTCCATTACTCCCAAAAGCAATTTTTAATCAGACATTGTGTCAGACTTTGATAGAATCTTGCGGTAAAAGGGGCAATGTTATCCTTCCAACTTTCACTTATAGCTTCTGTCAAAACGAACCTTTTGACCTCCTGCACTCTAAGTCAAAGGTGGGAAATCTCGGGGATTCCTTATTGCAACTTGGGGGCAAACGCACCTCTTGTCCTATTTTTTCTTGCGCAGTTTTTGGAGATTTAAAAGAAAAATTGCGCGACTGCAAGGAAGTTTTGGGCAAAGAGAGTATTTTTGATAAATTATTAACGCAAAACGGCAAAATTTTAACATTTGGTAATCAATATGTCGGCTATACATTCATACACTATTTAGAATCTCTCGCCAATGTCCCCTATCGTTTTGATAAAACTTTCAGTGGAATTTTCATTGATGAAAAAGGTGAAAAAATGCACAGAAGCGTCATTTATAGAGTGAGACATTTGGGCAGAAAAAGTGAGCTAGATTACAAAAAAATAGCACATTTTTTACTAGATTTGGAAATCTTAAAAGTCTTAAAATTTGGCGGGGGCGAGATTGGAATTATGGAATCCCAAAAAGTCGCGAAGGCGGTTTTGGAAGTTTTAGCAAAAGATTGCGAATATTTTTTGGCTTAAACTACTCCCCACCTAAAATACTTCCTT containing:
- a CDS encoding AAC(3) family N-acetyltransferase, coding for MDFIKFKDKIYTTQDLKEILQELEITQGDTLLVHTESFRFGIPLLPKAIFNQTLCQTLIESCGKRGNVILPTFTYSFCQNEPFDLLHSKSKVGNLGDSLLQLGGKRTSCPIFSCAVFGDLKEKLRDCKEVLGKESIFDKLLTQNGKILTFGNQYVGYTFIHYLESLANVPYRFDKTFSGIFIDEKGEKMHRSVIYRVRHLGRKSELDYKKIAHFLLDLEILKVLKFGGGEIGIMESQKVAKAVLEVLAKDCEYFLA